In Wolbachia endosymbiont of Aedes albopictus, one DNA window encodes the following:
- the miaB gene encoding tRNA (N6-isopentenyl adenosine(37)-C2)-methylthiotransferase MiaB → MKGLYIKTYGCQMNVYDSVLMENIIKPLGFNVVSDAEKADLVILNTCHIREKAAEKLYSELGKIHSSRKEMTIVVAGCVAQAEGEEVFRRAPFVDIVVGPQSIATLPELIVKASRSKGHVINTDFPEVAKFDKLPDECYGNSQGSSAFLAIQEGCDKFCTFCVVPYTRGAEYSRPVNEIFREALKLVANGANEINLLGQNVNAYHGECEGEVWDLGKLISHIAKIEKLERIRYTTSHPRDMHESLYLAHAEEPKLMPFVHLPVQSGSNKILHAMNRKHTADEYLEIIDRFRKLKPEIEFSSDFIVGFPGETEKDFEETMKLVRKVKYAQAYSFKYSPRPGTPGAERKDQIPEDVKTERLLRLQKLISKQQLEFNQSMVGKTVPALFSDKKGKHQAQIIGKSPYMQSVCIDDPKGKYRDKIVNVKVLEARQNSLLGCTA, encoded by the coding sequence ATGAAAGGCCTATATATTAAAACTTACGGCTGTCAGATGAACGTTTATGACTCCGTTTTAATGGAAAATATAATTAAACCTTTGGGGTTCAACGTTGTTAGTGATGCAGAAAAAGCTGATTTGGTAATACTGAACACTTGTCACATTAGAGAGAAGGCAGCAGAAAAGCTTTATTCTGAGCTCGGGAAGATTCATTCTTCACGAAAAGAAATGACTATAGTGGTGGCTGGATGTGTAGCGCAAGCAGAAGGAGAAGAAGTGTTCAGAAGAGCTCCATTTGTTGATATTGTTGTTGGTCCACAGAGTATCGCTACTTTACCGGAGCTGATAGTCAAAGCAAGCAGAAGTAAAGGTCATGTAATAAACACTGATTTTCCTGAAGTTGCAAAGTTTGATAAATTGCCAGATGAATGCTATGGCAATAGCCAGGGGTCTTCTGCGTTTCTTGCCATACAAGAGGGTTGTGATAAATTTTGTACGTTTTGTGTGGTGCCCTACACTCGCGGAGCTGAGTATTCACGGCCAGTGAATGAAATATTTCGTGAAGCATTGAAATTAGTTGCAAATGGGGCAAATGAGATCAATTTGCTTGGTCAGAACGTCAATGCTTACCATGGGGAGTGTGAAGGGGAAGTGTGGGATTTAGGAAAATTAATTAGTCATATTGCTAAAATTGAAAAGCTAGAGAGGATTCGTTATACAACTTCTCATCCAAGAGATATGCATGAATCTCTCTACTTGGCACATGCGGAAGAGCCAAAGCTCATGCCGTTTGTTCACCTGCCTGTGCAGTCTGGTTCGAATAAAATATTGCACGCGATGAACAGGAAACACACTGCAGATGAGTATTTGGAAATAATAGACAGATTTCGCAAACTGAAACCTGAAATCGAATTTTCTTCTGATTTTATTGTTGGGTTTCCTGGAGAAACCGAAAAAGATTTTGAGGAAACTATGAAGTTAGTGAGAAAAGTAAAGTACGCTCAGGCTTATAGTTTTAAATATAGCCCAAGACCAGGAACGCCAGGAGCGGAAAGAAAAGATCAAATACCAGAAGATGTTAAAACAGAACGTCTTCTTCGTTTACAGAAACTAATTAGTAAGCAACAACTTGAGTTTAACCAGAGTATGGTGGGCAAAACTGTTCCTGCTTTATTCAGTGATAAAAAAGGCAAACATCAAGCTCAAATTATTGGCAAAAGTCCATATATGCAATCGGTGTGCATTGATGATCCTAAAGGTAAATACAGGGACAAAATAGTAAACGTGAAAGTGTTGGAAGCTCGGCAAAATAGTTTATTGGGATGTACTGCCTAA
- a CDS encoding transposase, translating to MYHTLDAIEKINWYKLRWKIEEYFRILKSGCKIESSRLATKERLQKLIAIKSIIAFKILYLTKVALSNPMEICTKILSNEEWKVLYMREYWVATLPEEPPNIKQAIIWLGKLGGFMNRKSDNLPGSMTLWRGYENLKESIVMLHIMTSQNCG from the coding sequence ATGTACCATACTTTAGATGCCATAGAAAAGATAAATTGGTATAAGCTAAGATGGAAAATTGAAGAGTATTTTAGGATTTTAAAATCAGGATGTAAGATAGAAAGCTCTCGCTTAGCTACAAAAGAAAGATTACAGAAGTTAATTGCTATAAAAAGTATAATCGCGTTTAAAATTTTATATTTGACAAAAGTGGCTTTATCAAATCCCATGGAAATTTGTACTAAAATTTTAAGCAACGAAGAGTGGAAGGTCCTTTACATGCGTGAGTATTGGGTAGCAACATTACCCGAAGAACCTCCAAACATAAAACAAGCTATTATTTGGTTAGGAAAATTGGGTGGATTTATGAATAGAAAAAGTGATAATTTACCAGGGTCTATGACTCTATGGCGGGGCTATGAAAACCTTAAGGAGAGCATAGTTATGCTTCACATAATGACCTCTCAAAATTGTGGGTAA
- a CDS encoding 2-oxoglutarate dehydrogenase E1 component, producing MSSLSCLYGDNAEFVEEMYSRYLQGDKSIGEDWYRIFSSNLEVNKAESCGAQHAVKTDDSVSSLANFFRSYGHFFADLNPLSPNASQEVDYQKYSNLSPTSDAGIYRGIYCKNIGFEFMHISSYEERMWLQEKIENQTYTLSSQDKKEILRHLVESEMFEQFLHMKFPGYKRFSIEGGESAIVAIERIISDSAAFGIEEVVLGMAHRGRLNVLTKVMGKEYAAMLSEFQGNLAYPGGLEVSGDVKYHLGYSSDRALAGGKKIHLSLCPNPSHLEAVNPVLAGRIRAKQNMRSVLGISIHGDAAFIGQGVVAETLTLSNIEGYEVDGIVHIVINNQVGFTANPCCARSSFYCTDVTKSIEAPVFHVNGDNPEAVNFVASLAMEYRQKFKKDVVIDIICYRKYGHNEGDEPNFTQPLMYKLISKHKTPGTLYEEKLTAEKVLGSDEVNKLRSKFRARLDESLTESSAYTPRKADWFDGVWLKLRRARLNDLNEYYTNSGVSPSELKKLGVHINSNIPSSFNINNKVRKILDGRIDSINSGSNIDWATAESLAFASLLKEGIEVRLSGQDSGRGTFSHRHSRLVDQVTEEAFIPLNNINKKQARFEVIDSALSEYAVMGFEYGYSLDSPYSLVLWEGQFGDFANGAQIMIDQFIASAETKWLRSSGLVLLLPHGYEGQGPEHSSARIERFLQLCAEDNMQVVNCSTPANYFHVLRRQIHRDFRKPLVVFTPKSLLRHKRAVSNLSDFEGKFLTVIPECRTGLVSNDKIRKVIICSGKVYYDVIEMLETQKINDIAVVRLEQFYPFPADKLGSELEKYKNAEIIWCQEEPKNMGGWFFVNPLIEEVLSSLNIKAKRPGCISRPAAASPACGYASVHAQQQEEILKQLN from the coding sequence ATGTCGAGTTTAAGCTGCCTTTATGGTGATAATGCAGAATTTGTGGAAGAAATGTATAGCCGTTATCTGCAGGGCGATAAATCAATCGGGGAAGATTGGTACAGAATTTTTTCAAGCAATTTAGAAGTTAATAAAGCGGAGTCTTGTGGTGCACAGCATGCAGTCAAAACGGATGATTCAGTTTCTAGTCTGGCAAATTTTTTCAGATCTTATGGTCATTTTTTTGCAGACCTTAACCCGTTGTCGCCGAACGCAAGTCAAGAAGTAGACTATCAAAAATATTCGAATCTCTCTCCAACGAGTGATGCTGGAATCTATAGAGGTATTTACTGCAAGAATATTGGTTTTGAATTTATGCATATTTCCTCTTATGAGGAGAGGATGTGGCTGCAGGAAAAGATCGAAAATCAAACCTATACACTGAGCTCACAAGATAAAAAGGAAATACTGAGGCACTTGGTCGAATCTGAAATGTTCGAGCAATTCCTCCATATGAAATTTCCTGGATATAAGCGTTTTTCTATTGAAGGTGGAGAATCAGCTATTGTTGCGATTGAGAGAATTATTAGTGATTCTGCGGCTTTTGGCATTGAAGAAGTAGTTCTTGGCATGGCTCATCGCGGACGACTCAATGTTTTAACCAAAGTTATGGGGAAAGAATATGCGGCAATGCTATCTGAGTTTCAAGGTAATCTCGCGTATCCAGGTGGTCTTGAGGTGTCTGGTGATGTTAAATATCACCTTGGTTATTCTTCTGATCGCGCACTTGCTGGTGGTAAAAAAATACATTTGAGTTTATGTCCTAACCCATCTCACCTTGAAGCGGTAAATCCGGTTCTAGCTGGAAGAATAAGAGCAAAACAAAATATGAGATCTGTGCTTGGAATATCGATTCATGGCGATGCAGCTTTCATTGGGCAAGGAGTGGTTGCTGAAACCCTGACATTAAGCAATATTGAAGGCTATGAGGTGGATGGCATTGTGCATATTGTCATTAATAACCAAGTTGGCTTTACTGCAAACCCATGCTGTGCGCGGTCATCTTTTTATTGCACTGATGTAACTAAATCTATAGAAGCCCCAGTATTTCACGTTAATGGAGATAATCCAGAAGCAGTAAATTTTGTTGCAAGTCTGGCAATGGAATATAGGCAGAAGTTTAAAAAAGATGTGGTGATTGACATAATATGCTACCGCAAATATGGCCATAATGAAGGCGATGAACCTAATTTCACTCAGCCACTCATGTATAAGCTGATATCAAAGCATAAAACTCCAGGAACGCTATACGAAGAGAAGTTGACTGCAGAGAAAGTATTAGGTAGCGATGAAGTAAATAAATTGCGCAGCAAATTCAGAGCAAGATTGGATGAAAGCCTTACTGAGTCATCGGCTTATACTCCAAGAAAAGCTGACTGGTTTGATGGAGTGTGGTTAAAACTAAGAAGAGCAAGGCTGAATGATTTGAACGAATACTACACGAATTCTGGTGTTTCACCGAGTGAGCTAAAAAAACTAGGTGTGCATATAAATAGCAATATCCCAAGCAGTTTTAATATCAACAATAAGGTTAGAAAAATACTCGATGGAAGAATAGACAGTATAAATTCCGGCAGTAATATAGACTGGGCAACTGCTGAAAGTCTTGCGTTTGCATCGCTACTTAAAGAAGGAATAGAAGTGCGTTTATCAGGCCAAGACTCTGGTCGTGGGACTTTTTCGCACCGTCATTCAAGGCTTGTTGATCAGGTAACGGAAGAAGCATTTATTCCGCTAAACAATATAAATAAAAAGCAAGCTCGCTTTGAAGTTATAGATAGCGCACTATCTGAGTATGCTGTAATGGGCTTTGAGTATGGATATAGCCTAGATTCTCCGTATTCACTGGTGCTCTGGGAAGGGCAGTTTGGTGATTTTGCAAATGGCGCGCAGATTATGATCGATCAATTTATTGCATCTGCAGAAACAAAGTGGTTGCGATCAAGTGGTCTAGTTTTACTTTTGCCTCATGGTTATGAAGGGCAGGGGCCTGAACATAGTTCTGCTCGCATAGAGAGATTTTTGCAACTCTGCGCAGAGGATAATATGCAAGTAGTTAATTGTTCCACTCCGGCAAATTACTTTCATGTCTTGCGCAGACAAATTCATCGAGATTTTCGTAAGCCTTTAGTAGTATTTACACCTAAATCGCTACTGCGTCATAAAAGAGCAGTTTCTAACCTGTCTGACTTTGAAGGAAAATTCCTCACGGTAATTCCAGAATGTAGAACAGGTTTAGTTTCAAATGACAAAATACGCAAAGTTATAATATGTAGTGGCAAAGTTTATTACGACGTAATTGAAATGCTTGAAACACAAAAAATAAATGACATAGCAGTAGTGCGTTTAGAACAATTCTATCCATTTCCAGCCGATAAGCTAGGTAGTGAACTTGAAAAGTACAAAAATGCTGAAATTATATGGTGTCAAGAAGAACCAAAAAATATGGGAGGATGGTTTTTTGTTAACCCATTGATAGAAGAAGTGTTATCTAGTCTCAATATTAAGGCAAAGAGGCCTGGGTGCATCTCAAGACCTGCTGCTGCATCTCCTGCATGTGGTTATGCTAGTGTTCATGCTCAGCAACAGGAGGAAATTTTAAAGCAGCTTAACTAA
- a CDS encoding IS4 family transposase produces MIETSTSVQYTDGLGDKWLERELKHINLGDIRLKKRLIKTSYCIEGKASGSINQSCSGWKEAKGAYRLFSNEKLEDKEIYSSHCKETKERIKGNQLVFSVQDTSYLDFDSHIKTKRLGSISKAYTKHKMGLLLHSALIVSKEGLPLGLSSQQCWARSIREEETAQEKANRKYRTSIEEKESYKWITALKETINNLPPNVQLVTLGDREADIFKFLWVAETLGSFYVIRNRANRRFICTEVGKTDLQTRITQLPVKKKISLEVTKGGNQRSRKANIEVKYMKAYQIFFHLWVKRYNT; encoded by the coding sequence ATGATAGAAACAAGTACAAGCGTGCAATATACAGATGGCTTAGGGGATAAATGGCTGGAAAGAGAGTTAAAACACATTAATTTGGGAGATATAAGGCTTAAAAAAAGACTTATAAAAACAAGTTATTGCATAGAGGGTAAGGCATCTGGTTCAATTAATCAAAGCTGTAGTGGATGGAAAGAAGCTAAGGGTGCATATAGATTATTTAGCAATGAAAAGCTTGAAGATAAGGAAATTTATTCTTCCCATTGTAAAGAAACTAAGGAAAGAATAAAAGGAAACCAGTTGGTCTTTTCAGTTCAAGATACAAGTTATTTGGATTTTGACTCTCATATAAAGACCAAGAGACTAGGGAGTATTTCTAAAGCTTATACAAAGCATAAAATGGGTTTACTGTTGCATAGTGCCTTAATAGTCAGCAAAGAAGGATTACCTTTAGGTCTATCTTCCCAACAATGTTGGGCGCGTTCTATTAGGGAAGAAGAAACGGCACAAGAAAAAGCAAACAGAAAATACCGTACCTCCATAGAAGAAAAAGAAAGTTATAAGTGGATAACAGCTCTCAAAGAAACTATAAACAACCTTCCTCCAAATGTACAACTTGTTACCCTTGGTGATAGGGAAGCAGACATCTTCAAATTTTTATGGGTGGCTGAGACGTTAGGTAGTTTTTATGTAATCCGCAATCGAGCTAATAGAAGATTTATCTGTACTGAAGTCGGAAAAACAGATTTGCAAACACGCATCACTCAACTGCCAGTAAAAAAGAAAATTTCTCTAGAAGTTACTAAAGGTGGAAACCAGAGATCAAGGAAAGCTAATATTGAAGTTAAGTATATGAAAGCCTATCAGATCTTCTTCCATTTATGGGTCAAAAGATACAATACATAA
- the hemJ gene encoding protoporphyrinogen oxidase HemJ: MDYYHWLEAFHVISAIMWMAGMLYLPRLYVYHAAVKPGSENDSLLQTMEKRLLRYIINPAMLFSLGLGITLMIIREAYREGWFHVKALALFFMFAIHVLLAMHRKSFAMGSNEKKHVYFRVLNEAVTVLIIVIVIMVVVKPF; encoded by the coding sequence ATGGATTACTACCACTGGCTTGAGGCTTTTCACGTTATCTCCGCCATTATGTGGATGGCAGGAATGCTTTATTTACCCAGGCTTTATGTTTACCACGCAGCTGTAAAGCCGGGATCGGAAAATGATAGCTTGCTTCAAACGATGGAAAAGAGGCTACTTAGATATATCATAAACCCTGCAATGCTTTTCTCACTTGGTCTTGGAATTACATTAATGATTATAAGAGAAGCATATCGCGAAGGTTGGTTTCATGTGAAAGCACTAGCATTATTTTTTATGTTTGCTATTCATGTACTACTTGCAATGCATAGGAAAAGTTTTGCAATGGGTTCAAATGAAAAAAAACACGTTTATTTTCGTGTTTTAAATGAAGCAGTTACAGTATTGATAATAGTTATAGTTATTATGGTTGTTGTAAAACCTTTTTGA
- the pdhA gene encoding pyruvate dehydrogenase (acetyl-transferring) E1 component subunit alpha → MKAENFTKEQIIGFYRKMLLIRRFEEKAGQLYGMGLIGGFCHLSIGQEAVAVGTQAASKLGDAFITSYRDHGLMLACDSDPNVVMAELTGKETGCSKGKGGSMHVFDVEKKFFGGHGIVGAQVPIGTGIAFANKYKKKDNVVFTYFGDGAANQGQVYESFNMASLWKLPVVYIIENNEYAMGTSVQRSTLVTELYKRGESFGISGKQVDGMDFFSVYAATSEAAEHTRSGKGPILLEMKTYRYRGHSMSDPATYRLKEEVEDMKQNHDPIGTLKKYMIDNKIASEEECKVIDKEVRDLVKKSEDFAKNSKEPSVDELYTDVYKFVS, encoded by the coding sequence ATGAAAGCAGAAAATTTCACTAAAGAACAGATAATTGGATTCTACAGGAAAATGCTACTCATACGCAGATTTGAGGAAAAAGCAGGCCAATTATATGGAATGGGATTAATAGGCGGGTTCTGTCACCTATCAATAGGACAGGAAGCAGTTGCAGTTGGAACTCAAGCTGCATCAAAATTAGGTGACGCTTTTATCACAAGTTATAGAGACCATGGCTTAATGCTCGCATGTGATTCTGACCCAAATGTTGTAATGGCAGAACTCACTGGCAAAGAAACAGGATGCTCGAAAGGTAAAGGTGGTTCGATGCACGTATTTGACGTTGAAAAAAAATTCTTCGGTGGACATGGAATAGTGGGAGCACAAGTTCCAATTGGGACAGGAATAGCATTTGCTAATAAATATAAGAAAAAAGATAATGTGGTATTCACGTATTTTGGTGATGGTGCTGCAAATCAAGGACAAGTATATGAATCATTTAATATGGCATCTTTGTGGAAGTTGCCTGTGGTTTACATCATAGAAAATAACGAATACGCAATGGGAACTTCTGTGCAAAGATCAACTTTAGTAACAGAGTTATATAAAAGAGGAGAAAGTTTTGGTATTTCTGGAAAACAAGTTGATGGAATGGATTTTTTCTCTGTTTATGCGGCTACAAGTGAAGCAGCGGAACACACACGCAGCGGAAAAGGGCCTATCCTGCTTGAAATGAAGACATATCGATATCGCGGCCATTCGATGTCAGATCCTGCTACTTATCGCTTAAAAGAAGAAGTTGAAGATATGAAGCAAAATCATGACCCTATAGGCACTTTAAAGAAATACATGATAGATAATAAAATTGCTTCAGAAGAAGAATGTAAAGTAATTGATAAGGAAGTACGTGATTTAGTAAAAAAGTCGGAAGATTTTGCCAAAAATAGTAAAGAACCAAGCGTTGATGAGTTGTATACTGATGTTTATAAATTTGTTAGCTAA
- a CDS encoding TIGR02217 family protein, with the protein MSFTEIRFPENISYGSTGGPEFSTDIVTTHNGCEQRNINWSRARVRYNIAYGVRSSEQLTELITFFQARKGKAIGFRFKDWSDFTVTNQEIGIGDGKKMTFQLIKTYISGKDKHTRMIKKPVHGTIKIYLDDEETEKYSVNYSTGEITFTKPPAKGTTITASFEFDVPVRFDTDYLNASIDNYGSNSWSNIPLVEVKFS; encoded by the coding sequence ATGTCATTTACAGAAATTAGATTTCCAGAAAATATATCTTATGGGTCTACTGGAGGACCGGAATTTTCCACTGACATTGTAACAACTCATAATGGTTGTGAACAGCGCAACATCAATTGGTCTCGTGCACGTGTCAGGTACAATATAGCTTATGGTGTCAGGTCAAGCGAGCAGCTAACAGAACTCATAACATTTTTTCAGGCACGAAAAGGTAAAGCAATAGGATTTCGTTTTAAGGATTGGTCAGACTTTACAGTTACCAACCAAGAAATCGGAATAGGAGATGGTAAAAAAATGACTTTTCAACTGATCAAAACTTATATAAGTGGAAAGGACAAGCATACACGCATGATAAAAAAGCCAGTGCATGGTACAATAAAAATTTACTTAGATGATGAAGAGACAGAAAAATATTCAGTGAATTATTCAACGGGAGAAATCACGTTTACCAAGCCACCAGCAAAAGGCACAACAATTACTGCAAGCTTTGAATTTGATGTACCCGTGCGCTTTGATACAGATTACTTAAACGCTTCTATTGATAACTACGGCAGCAACAGCTGGAGTAATATTCCACTAGTAGAGGTGAAGTTTAGTTAA
- the ileS gene encoding isoleucine--tRNA ligase: MKSKHYPDTVSNPDFSSLEKEIIKFWQENKVFEQSVGKRSKDSCFVFYDGPPFANGLPHYGHLLTGFIKDAFARYQTMLQKRVERRFGWDCHGLPAEMGAEKELGISGRTEIEKFGIEKFNNHCRTSVMRFSSEWEKYVNRQARWVDFHNDYKTMDKSFMESVMWAFKQLYDKGLVYESVRVVPYSWACETPLSNFETRLDNAYREKTSKAVTVAFELLENPQQFKSVCKLLAWTTTPWTLLSNLALAIGKDIEYCAVLVNGEIYVFAESYLEKFISHCEQSNIPYEDCNIKLKANDLAGLSYKPLFDYFKDTKNAFRVFVADYVTGEDGTGVVHTAPGFGEEDFYLCQSHGIPVICPIDNSGKFTAEVSDLAGVHVFDTNDTVIKKLKEQGNWFKTEQYIHNYPHCWRTDTPLIYRTMPSWYVAVTKFKGRMVELNKRVNWIPNHIRDGQFGKWLEEAHDWSISRNRFWGTPIPVWQSDDARYPRVDVYGSIEELERDFNVKVDDLHRPFIDTLMRPNPDDPTGKSVMRRVPDVFDCWFESGSMPFAQVHYPFENKEGFESADFITEYIAQTRGWFYTLFVLSTALFDREPFKNCICHGVVLDVKGQKLSKRLNNYADPMEVFDKYGSDALRFLMLSSSIVCSGNLLLDKEGNSIRDVLKNVIKPIWNGYHFFTMYANADGIKAEVCKDYQSTIDRYMISKCFEAVESIQTSMNSYNSQEACKILIDFFEVLNNWYIRRNRERFWKSDLDQDKTDAYNVLYTVFYYILRAAAPLLPLITETIWQGLKYEETSVHLANFPQLEKFDSQLIAKMDLVREICNSAFSIRNTFNIRIRQPLGSMIVYHQFSYDSLKDEYQEIIRDEVNVKELEIVNELKEVASLELKLNFPMLGRRIPDKIKKLVQYVKEGKWKQIEKTYPDVIPVRDTGIQMQIPASRAGMTEGSTKGSIFLGDESENYIIEKSEYELLLKANSEHSSVFDNNKGIVILSTELNDELILEGLARDIVRLIQETRKQADFHISDRIRVIIKTEDEKIKEAITTWNEYIKEQTLSLSLEVNVEIGTDFYFKGYQDLTVGIKLIKLQS, from the coding sequence ATGAAGTCAAAGCATTATCCTGATACAGTAAGTAATCCTGATTTTTCGTCGTTAGAAAAAGAAATCATAAAATTTTGGCAGGAAAATAAAGTTTTTGAGCAGTCAGTTGGAAAACGTTCTAAGGATAGTTGTTTTGTGTTTTATGATGGGCCTCCATTTGCAAATGGCCTTCCGCATTATGGACATTTACTCACTGGTTTTATCAAAGACGCATTTGCAAGATATCAAACTATGCTGCAAAAAAGAGTTGAACGTAGATTTGGCTGGGATTGCCATGGATTGCCGGCTGAGATGGGTGCAGAAAAAGAACTTGGAATATCTGGTAGAACTGAGATAGAGAAATTCGGCATTGAAAAATTCAATAACCATTGTCGTACTTCTGTAATGAGATTTTCATCAGAGTGGGAAAAATATGTCAATAGACAAGCAAGATGGGTAGATTTTCACAATGACTACAAGACTATGGATAAATCATTCATGGAGTCGGTCATGTGGGCATTTAAACAGCTTTATGATAAGGGTCTAGTGTATGAATCAGTACGCGTTGTTCCATATAGCTGGGCGTGCGAAACTCCATTATCCAATTTTGAAACAAGGCTTGATAACGCGTATAGAGAAAAGACTAGCAAAGCTGTAACTGTTGCATTTGAGCTTTTAGAAAACCCACAGCAGTTTAAAAGTGTATGTAAATTACTTGCTTGGACTACAACTCCTTGGACGTTGCTGAGCAACTTAGCACTGGCAATAGGGAAAGATATTGAGTATTGTGCAGTGTTAGTCAATGGTGAAATATACGTTTTTGCTGAAAGCTACTTAGAGAAATTTATCAGCCACTGTGAACAAAGCAATATTCCATATGAAGACTGCAATATAAAACTTAAAGCGAATGATCTTGCAGGCCTTTCCTATAAGCCGCTGTTTGATTACTTTAAAGATACAAAGAATGCATTCCGTGTTTTTGTTGCTGATTATGTTACAGGAGAAGATGGTACTGGCGTTGTACACACTGCTCCTGGATTTGGTGAGGAAGATTTTTACCTTTGCCAAAGTCATGGTATTCCAGTTATTTGTCCAATTGATAACAGTGGAAAATTTACTGCTGAAGTTTCAGATTTGGCAGGGGTTCATGTTTTTGATACCAATGATACAGTAATAAAAAAATTGAAAGAACAAGGAAACTGGTTCAAAACTGAACAATATATTCACAATTATCCACACTGCTGGAGAACTGATACTCCTTTGATCTATCGCACTATGCCTTCTTGGTATGTTGCCGTTACAAAATTCAAAGGCAGAATGGTAGAGCTAAATAAGAGAGTTAATTGGATACCAAACCACATTAGAGATGGTCAATTTGGAAAATGGCTTGAAGAGGCACACGACTGGTCAATTTCACGCAATCGATTCTGGGGTACTCCGATTCCTGTGTGGCAATCAGATGATGCAAGATATCCAAGAGTGGATGTATATGGTTCAATAGAAGAACTAGAGCGAGATTTTAATGTTAAAGTAGATGATTTGCACAGACCATTTATCGATACTTTAATGAGGCCAAATCCTGACGATCCAACAGGAAAATCAGTTATGCGTCGTGTGCCTGACGTATTTGACTGCTGGTTTGAATCTGGCTCAATGCCATTCGCACAAGTCCACTATCCGTTTGAAAATAAAGAGGGGTTTGAATCTGCAGATTTTATCACTGAATACATAGCGCAAACCAGGGGGTGGTTTTATACGCTCTTTGTATTGTCCACTGCTTTGTTTGATAGGGAACCATTTAAGAACTGCATATGCCACGGTGTTGTTTTGGATGTAAAAGGGCAAAAATTGTCCAAGCGTTTGAATAACTATGCAGATCCAATGGAGGTTTTTGATAAATACGGTTCTGATGCACTGCGTTTTCTTATGCTGTCTAGTTCCATTGTTTGTAGTGGTAATTTGCTACTTGATAAAGAAGGAAACTCAATACGAGATGTTCTGAAAAACGTAATAAAACCTATTTGGAACGGTTATCACTTTTTTACTATGTATGCAAATGCAGATGGAATTAAAGCTGAAGTTTGTAAGGATTATCAAAGTACTATTGATCGCTACATGATTTCCAAATGTTTTGAAGCTGTAGAAAGTATCCAAACTTCTATGAACAGCTATAACTCCCAAGAGGCTTGCAAAATTCTGATAGACTTTTTTGAAGTGCTAAACAATTGGTACATTCGTCGCAACCGCGAGCGTTTTTGGAAAAGTGATTTGGATCAAGATAAAACTGACGCTTATAATGTTCTATATACAGTTTTTTATTACATACTTCGTGCTGCAGCTCCTTTATTACCACTTATAACAGAGACTATATGGCAAGGGCTTAAGTATGAAGAAACATCTGTTCATTTGGCTAATTTCCCACAATTAGAGAAGTTTGATAGTCAGCTCATTGCCAAAATGGATCTAGTGAGAGAGATATGTAACTCTGCATTCTCTATTAGAAACACGTTTAACATACGTATCAGACAGCCACTTGGTAGTATGATTGTTTATCATCAGTTTTCCTATGATTCTCTTAAAGATGAATATCAAGAGATAATAAGAGATGAGGTAAATGTAAAAGAGTTAGAAATAGTAAATGAGTTGAAAGAAGTTGCGTCACTAGAGTTAAAATTAAATTTTCCTATGCTTGGAAGAAGAATTCCAGATAAAATCAAGAAATTAGTCCAATATGTCAAAGAGGGGAAATGGAAGCAAATTGAAAAAACTTACCCCGACGTTATCCCAGTGCGTGACACTGGGATCCAGATGCAGATTCCAGCGTCACGCGCTGGAATGACAGAAGGTTCTACAAAAGGTTCAATATTTTTAGGAGACGAGTCAGAAAATTACATTATAGAGAAAAGTGAATATGAACTATTATTAAAAGCAAACAGTGAACATTCTTCTGTATTTGATAACAATAAAGGGATTGTTATTCTGAGCACTGAGCTCAATGATGAACTAATTCTAGAAGGGCTTGCGAGAGATATTGTGAGGCTCATTCAAGAAACTAGAAAACAAGCTGATTTTCATATATCAGATAGAATTAGAGTAATAATCAAAACAGAAGATGAAAAAATTAAGGAAGCAATAACTACATGGAATGAATATATAAAAGAGCAGACTCTTTCTTTATCTTTAGAGGTTAATGTAGAAATTGGAACTGATTTCTATTTTAAAGGATATCAAGATTTGACAGTTGGTATTAAGTTAATAAAGTTACAAAGTTAA